From one Candidatus Marinarcus aquaticus genomic stretch:
- a CDS encoding YrbL family protein, translated as MSKIELDEQLLIAKGGERACYLHPEDATKVIKVLYSSTPTHNNQNQLEYIYMNYLKKRNANLTYVTDCYGYVQTSLGQGLVFDRALDYNGEPSKSFRYMVAYKKLDLTQQKALIMQLKAYLEQELILFVDTSLTNLYCQEIQKGEYRLLIVDGLGSKRMGFKFWMYRNFKSYTKYKIKRQWTKFMRMYEKDVKRAQLGERPFTRL; from the coding sequence ATGTCAAAAATAGAGTTGGATGAGCAACTTTTGATTGCAAAAGGAGGTGAGCGTGCCTGCTATTTACACCCTGAAGATGCAACAAAAGTCATCAAAGTTCTATACAGTTCAACGCCCACTCATAACAACCAAAACCAGTTAGAGTATATCTATATGAACTACTTAAAAAAACGCAATGCCAATTTGACTTATGTGACTGATTGTTATGGTTATGTACAAACGAGTTTGGGACAAGGCTTAGTGTTTGACAGAGCCTTGGATTATAACGGGGAGCCTTCAAAATCATTTCGTTATATGGTGGCATATAAAAAGTTAGATTTGACCCAACAAAAAGCATTGATTATGCAATTAAAAGCCTATTTGGAACAAGAGTTGATTTTGTTTGTGGACACGAGTTTAACGAATCTCTATTGTCAAGAGATACAAAAAGGGGAATACCGACTTCTTATTGTAGATGGGTTGGGTTCTAAACGTATGGGATTTAAGTTTTGGATGTATCGAAACTTTAAAAGTTATACCAAATACAAAATCAAACGGCAGTGGACAAAGTTCATGCGTATGTATGAAAAAGATGTGAAACGAGCTCAATTGGGTGAACGACCCTTTACAAGGTTATAG
- a CDS encoding potassium channel family protein, whose protein sequence is MSFITKLKKALGWEIRNTKPEYNLNPLIYSQLKPFRVPLVLVQVLMMVGTIGYIVIDDFTILDAIYQTGITFTTVGFGEIAPISDAGRFFTVTLIIFGFATFTLSTAILIDAVIKGKLFELYKERNMLYKIARLRNHFVIFHHNEYTSQLARQFKLNHIPFVVVDSREDMEQVAKEHNYPYYIKEEAFTEKAFLKSHLSSAKGAISLSKNISDNITLIASVRLYEKELGRRPFLIISNAETQYDKERLKKLGADKVVAPPSLMAKRVSAMAVRPDMENVLEEFLYKPDTPIDMEEVFVESDSWVVNRELKDVHLRDRMKVSVIGITEAKGRFIQMPRADTIIKENCKLLIVGNQKGISMAKRIINQTIKPGDL, encoded by the coding sequence ATGAGCTTTATAACAAAGCTGAAAAAAGCTCTCGGCTGGGAAATTCGAAATACCAAGCCAGAATATAACTTAAACCCATTAATATATAGTCAATTAAAACCTTTCAGAGTCCCTTTAGTACTTGTTCAAGTATTGATGATGGTCGGAACCATTGGTTATATTGTAATTGACGACTTCACAATTTTAGATGCCATTTATCAAACAGGAATCACATTTACCACAGTAGGATTTGGAGAGATCGCTCCTATTTCAGATGCGGGACGATTTTTTACTGTTACTTTGATTATCTTTGGATTCGCTACTTTTACTCTTTCAACTGCTATTTTGATTGATGCAGTGATTAAAGGAAAGTTGTTTGAATTGTATAAGGAAAGAAACATGCTTTATAAGATAGCACGGTTACGAAACCATTTTGTTATATTTCACCACAATGAATATACTTCACAGTTGGCTCGGCAATTCAAGCTTAACCATATCCCTTTTGTTGTTGTTGACTCACGAGAGGACATGGAACAAGTAGCAAAAGAGCATAATTATCCTTATTATATTAAAGAAGAGGCATTTACAGAGAAGGCATTCTTAAAATCGCACTTAAGTTCAGCAAAAGGGGCGATTTCTTTATCAAAAAACATCTCAGATAACATTACACTGATTGCGTCAGTGAGACTCTATGAAAAAGAGTTGGGAAGACGACCATTTTTGATTATCTCAAATGCAGAGACGCAATACGATAAAGAGCGATTAAAAAAACTGGGTGCAGATAAAGTGGTTGCCCCACCATCACTCATGGCAAAACGTGTGAGTGCGATGGCTGTACGACCCGATATGGAAAACGTACTGGAAGAGTTTTTATACAAACCTGATACCCCTATTGATATGGAAGAGGTGTTTGTCGAAAGTGATTCATGGGTAGTAAATAGAGAGCTTAAAGACGTTCACTTACGAGACAGAATGAAAGTTTCTGTTATTGGTATTACTGAAGCGAAGGGTCGATTTATTCAGATGCCACGAGCAGATACCATCATCAAAGAAAATTGTAAATTGCTTATCGTTGGAAACCAAAAAGGGATTTCAATGGCGAAGCGTATCATTAACCAAACCATTAAACCAGGAGATTTATAG
- a CDS encoding glycosyltransferase, with protein sequence MMSITIDFKTPSTITDALLEMPEYEKVAQTSLMNKIGLGSKEQAQLYFHQGALDKKSTHAILHAHATIVNSQRSKAKLLQILNELDEQSVEVIYPTFEPQEIDIKEAKKAFLQELQLPKKTRLILFTASNLKTAGVKEFIQTIMSLQARNFRVIIASDKQQITALKFQISKYNFDDTLILYEDFHNMDLLFAVSDIFVLPTHNTAFSTDILKAMYYKSAVFTTANSSSCEVVDVFATMSDPSDASLPFKIDALLSRKEDLKLIKKQNRKIAKKFILSKALQTLVRISEPLKL encoded by the coding sequence ATGATGTCCATAACCATTGATTTTAAAACCCCAAGTACGATCACGGATGCCTTACTTGAAATGCCAGAGTATGAAAAAGTTGCACAAACTTCATTGATGAACAAAATTGGCTTAGGTTCCAAAGAGCAAGCACAACTTTATTTTCATCAAGGTGCACTGGATAAAAAAAGTACGCATGCCATTTTACATGCGCATGCTACCATCGTTAATTCACAAAGAAGCAAAGCCAAACTGCTTCAAATACTTAACGAGTTAGATGAACAGAGCGTTGAAGTCATTTATCCTACCTTTGAACCACAAGAGATTGATATAAAAGAGGCTAAAAAAGCCTTTTTACAAGAGTTACAACTTCCTAAAAAGACACGGCTTATTCTCTTTACAGCCAGCAACCTAAAAACAGCCGGAGTCAAAGAGTTTATTCAAACGATTATGAGCCTGCAAGCTCGAAATTTCAGAGTGATCATTGCTTCAGACAAACAACAAATCACGGCATTGAAGTTTCAAATCTCTAAATACAATTTTGACGATACGCTTATTTTATATGAGGATTTTCATAACATGGATTTGCTGTTTGCTGTATCTGATATATTTGTATTGCCGACACACAATACCGCTTTTTCAACTGATATTTTAAAAGCAATGTATTATAAGTCGGCCGTATTTACCACAGCTAATAGTTCTTCTTGTGAAGTGGTGGATGTTTTTGCAACCATGAGTGACCCAAGTGATGCAAGCTTACCTTTTAAGATAGATGCACTGTTGAGTCGAAAAGAGGATTTAAAACTGATTAAAAAACAGAACCGTAAAATTGCGAAAAAGTTTATCCTTTCCAAAGCTTTGCAAACCCTTGTGCGTATTAGCGAACCATTAAAACTATGA
- a CDS encoding glycosyltransferase family 9 protein, producing MVKTIFIEIPTWLGDAIMTTPAIENIIQTYPNAQITMLGSYVSTQALGNFPNVKRVIIDNSKQQKNRYVGLMNIAQEVGEVDLAISFRRSFSSRFMMFFIKAKKKANYRRLTKEEIHQVQRYNEFVNHALHLNNKEGDLKLCFTPFKYEKPTLGINPGATYGSAKRWYPKEFAKVAIALSDRYNIAIFGGPGEVNIAQDIEKELVAHHITNYQNFAGQTTIPELIEKIAGLSLFITNDSGPMHVAAAYKVKTAAIFGPTRFKETNAWNNPNEHIVTKNLECAPCMKRVCPLKHHECMKLITAQDVLEALGEV from the coding sequence ATGGTTAAAACAATTTTTATAGAGATACCTACTTGGTTGGGTGATGCAATTATGACAACACCTGCCATTGAGAATATTATTCAAACATATCCTAATGCCCAGATTACCATGTTGGGTTCTTATGTCTCTACACAAGCTTTAGGAAACTTTCCAAATGTCAAAAGAGTGATCATTGATAACAGCAAACAACAGAAGAATCGTTATGTTGGCTTAATGAACATTGCACAAGAAGTAGGGGAAGTCGATTTGGCTATTTCCTTTAGAAGAAGTTTCTCTTCACGATTTATGATGTTTTTTATCAAAGCGAAAAAAAAGGCAAACTATCGACGTTTAACCAAAGAGGAGATTCACCAAGTACAACGTTATAATGAGTTCGTGAATCATGCTTTGCATTTAAACAACAAAGAGGGCGATTTAAAACTTTGCTTTACTCCTTTTAAGTATGAAAAACCCACATTGGGAATTAATCCAGGAGCCACTTATGGAAGTGCGAAACGATGGTATCCCAAAGAATTTGCTAAAGTAGCTATTGCACTTTCAGACAGATACAACATCGCTATTTTTGGAGGTCCAGGGGAAGTGAATATTGCACAAGATATTGAAAAAGAGTTGGTGGCACATCACATTACGAATTATCAAAACTTTGCAGGACAAACCACCATCCCTGAACTCATTGAAAAAATTGCAGGCTTATCGCTGTTTATTACCAATGATTCCGGGCCTATGCACGTAGCAGCTGCGTATAAAGTGAAAACAGCAGCGATCTTTGGTCCCACACGATTTAAAGAGACCAATGCGTGGAATAATCCCAATGAACATATCGTAACAAAAAACTTAGAGTGTGCTCCTTGTATGAAGCGAGTCTGTCCTTTGAAACATCATGAGTGTATGAAACTCATCACTGCACAAGATGTCTTAGAAGCCTTAGGAGAAGTATGA
- the rpmB gene encoding 50S ribosomal protein L28 — protein MSRRCAISGKGPLVGNNVSHAKNRTKRRFLPNLRTVRVTLEDGTTRKLKISAKELRTLKKNS, from the coding sequence ATGTCAAGAAGATGCGCAATATCTGGCAAAGGTCCATTGGTTGGAAACAACGTAAGTCACGCAAAAAACAGAACTAAAAGAAGATTTTTACCAAACTTAAGAACTGTTCGAGTTACATTAGAAGATGGAACAACTAGAAAACTTAAAATTTCTGCTAAAGAGTTAAGAACTCTTAAGAAAAACTCATAA
- the argJ gene encoding bifunctional glutamate N-acetyltransferase/amino-acid acetyltransferase ArgJ: protein MFSIFPIKGYIDQIDGFYCAGIHAGLKPNGNNDLGFIYADTLCDVEAVFTRNKFQAAPLKHYQAYEKGFKTNFVLINSKNANAMTGQKGIDNINRLFAALKHDVTNPIMSSTGVIGNPLPVEKILAGANSFDLTSKDGEGLSKAIMTTDAYSKHCMYEVEVEKGKSFKIGAVAKGAGMINPNLATMLCFITTDANVPKEDMKPALEAAMHTTFNAISVDGDTSTNDTVLLLANKKSGVYAKEAFFEALRMVMHDMAMLMVADGEGAKKAVAFEVINAKTEQEAQTAAKALSNSLLVKTALFGEDPNFGRIASTIGASEITCSEDTLVISYNDVVVFEKGEILFNKEVEAQAGEVLKKEQYKIICDIGQGEASYTAYGCDLGYKYVEINADYRT, encoded by the coding sequence GTGTTTTCAATTTTTCCAATTAAAGGGTACATTGACCAAATAGATGGTTTTTATTGTGCTGGAATTCATGCTGGATTAAAACCAAATGGAAACAATGACTTAGGCTTTATATATGCCGATACTTTATGTGATGTGGAAGCAGTTTTTACACGAAACAAATTTCAAGCTGCACCATTGAAACATTACCAAGCATACGAGAAAGGGTTTAAAACCAACTTTGTTTTAATCAACTCTAAAAATGCGAACGCCATGACAGGACAAAAAGGGATTGACAATATCAACCGACTTTTTGCTGCTTTAAAACATGACGTTACCAATCCTATTATGAGCAGCACCGGTGTGATTGGAAACCCACTTCCTGTGGAGAAAATCCTTGCAGGTGCAAACAGCTTTGATTTAACAAGCAAAGATGGAGAAGGGTTATCTAAAGCCATTATGACCACCGATGCATATTCAAAACACTGCATGTATGAAGTGGAAGTTGAAAAAGGCAAAAGCTTTAAAATTGGAGCAGTGGCAAAAGGGGCAGGGATGATTAACCCCAACCTTGCAACCATGCTTTGTTTTATAACAACGGATGCCAATGTTCCTAAAGAGGATATGAAACCAGCACTTGAAGCAGCTATGCACACGACATTTAATGCTATCTCAGTTGATGGTGATACATCAACCAATGACACGGTTTTATTACTTGCCAATAAAAAGTCTGGGGTGTATGCTAAAGAGGCTTTCTTTGAAGCTCTAAGAATGGTGATGCATGATATGGCAATGCTCATGGTTGCAGATGGAGAAGGAGCTAAAAAAGCGGTTGCTTTTGAAGTGATTAACGCTAAAACTGAACAAGAAGCCCAAACGGCTGCTAAAGCACTCTCTAACTCATTGTTGGTAAAAACAGCATTGTTTGGAGAAGACCCAAACTTTGGACGAATTGCTTCAACCATAGGGGCAAGTGAAATCACATGCTCTGAAGATACTTTAGTTATTTCATACAATGATGTGGTGGTATTTGAAAAGGGTGAAATTTTGTTTAATAAAGAGGTGGAAGCCCAAGCAGGTGAAGTACTTAAAAAAGAGCAATACAAAATCATTTGTGATATTGGACAAGGCGAGGCTTCTTATACCGCATATGGATGCGATTTAGGGTATAAGTACGTAGAGATAAACGCAGACTACAGAACATAA